GCTGGAGCAGGCACGATTCGATGAACGGCTGAATATCGAGTTCGAGGTGCCGGAAGATGTGATGGCGATGGTTCCGCCGCTGAGCATCCAGCCGATTGTGGAGAATGCCGTGAATCATGGCCTGATGCAGAAGGAGGCCGGAGGGACAGTAAGGCTGACCGTCGAGCTGCTGCCGGGCAGGCTCAAGGTAGCGGTCACAGATGACGGTGTAGGAATGACTCCGGAGAAGATTGCAGAGATCCTCTCGGAAGAGCGGACAGAGGGGGGCATCGGGCTGCGCAATATTCAGCACCGTCTGCTCAAGATGTACGGAGCAGGCCTGAATATCGACAGTGTACCGGGAAGGGGGACCGCTATATCATATACCATCCCCACCTAAAGGCATTTGAGAACTACGAACGAAGAGGAGGTGAGTCCGCCTGATGAAGGCCATATTGATTGACGATGAGAAGCCTGCGCTGCAGCATCTGGAGCGTATGCTCCTGAAGGATGGGCGTCTTACAATCACCGGGAAATTCACCTCGGCACGCCTGGGACTTGCGCATCTGGAACGGGAGAAGGCGGATATTGTATTCCTGGATATCGGGATGCCGGAGATGAACGGGCTGGAAGCAGGTGAATACATTGCCGGTATCGATCGGAGCACCCGGATTGTCTATATTACCGCATACAGCGAGTATGCGATCGAAGCCTTTGAACTCAATGCTGCGGATTATTTGCTGAAGCCGGTGACCTCCCAGCGGTTAAGCAAAACTCTTGAGCGGCTGGAGGTCGGCAAGGAGAGCGCTGAAGTGAAGATGCCGCCTGCCCCGGCGTCTGCGGCGCCCGTTAAGGAGCTGTCAATCCTCTGCTTCCACCGGCTTGAATTCACAGACAGCACGGAGCCGGGGCGGAAAATGCAGTGGAGAACAAGCAAGGCGCAGGAGGTCTTCGCCCTGCTGCTGCATAACCGCGGCCAGTGGATACTCAAGGACACCATTGTGGATCTCGTCTGGCCCGATTTCAAGCCCGAGAAGGCCGTAACGAACCTGCATACAACCGTATATCATATCCGCAAGCTGCTGAAGGCCTGGGATATGGAGGTGCTCGTCGAATTCTCGCAGGAGCGGTACAGGCTGACCAAGGAGCAGGTGCTGCTGGATGTGGAGGAGTTCGAGCTGGGCTACGCCGGTACTCCAGTGGAGTCAGAAGAGGAATGGCTGCGCCGGGAAAAGATATTGAAGCTGTACCGTGGAGACTATCTGCAGGAGCATCATTACGACTGGGCAGAAATCCGGCGCAAGGAGCTGCAGGTCCGGTATATCCGCATGGCGCTGCATTCCGCCGAATATGAGCTGTCCTCCGGGCGTCCCCGGCTGGCGCTGGAGCGGCTGCTGGATCTGCAGGCAGCAGATCCTTATTCCGACCAGCTCTGCAGGCTGATCCTGCGAAGTTACGCCGACCTGGGGGATTTCATCGGATTCAGGACACACTACGATAATTACAAGGAGCTCCTGGAGAATGAGTTGGGCATCCGCCCTGACCAGGTTATGGACAGCTGGGTCCAGAAGGTATTGTAAGCCCGTAGCCAGCCACTGCAAAACTGCTTGATGCCATTATTATTTATATGCTGTGGTATACATATTCAAGGCTGCGGGAGTTGAAACGGAAAGCGTCATGACAGCGTATCAGAAGCATACGAATATTTAAGAGGAGATGGAGTGGGAATGGATAACGGGTTGAAGGTCATCCTGTTCGAGAAGCTGCCTGAAGGCGACCTGCAAATGATTGAAGAGCGTGTCTGGAGCATGAATATGGTTACGGCACTGGAACATGTCAATTATATTGTCGTTGGCGGCCGTGAGTTCGAGGCGGTAGAGGGAAGGCTGAATGTGGATGAAGGGAAGCTGGAGCTTCTGCTGGTTCCCATGCGTACGGAGGGTTAAGGATGAATAACAGGAAAGGAGGTCCCAAGTTGGAAAAAGACGAAAGTGCTAAAGAACCCGCAATCAGCAGGCTGTTCACGCCGGACGGCAAGCCAGTCCGCGTATTATCCACCTCGCTCGGCATTGCGCTGCTGGCTAACGCATTATTCATTCCCGGCAGCGCGGGTGCAAGCGGTAACGGCGGCGAGGAGCCTAAGCTGGTCTCCTGGTCTACCGAGGAAGTTAAGCAATATTTCGATAAGAATGTAGACTGGAATATTCCTTACCCGGAAGATCAGGAAGAGAAGGTTCAGGAAGGGCAGGGGGCAGTAACCTCCGGCGGCACGACAGTAATCAACAATTACGGCGGGTACAATTCGGGGTTCGGCTGGGATGATGTGCTTCTGTACCACATGCTCTTCAATAGCGGTTCGTTCTACTCTTCCAGAGGCTGGTATAATGACCGGCCTACTTATTATGGCGGTACACGCAATACTTATAAGCCGCCCTCTTATAATAGCGGACGATTCCAGAACAAGCCGGTGGCCGGCTCGGTGGTGAAGCCGAAGACCTCAACTTCATCCACCGGCTCCATTACCAGAAGGAATACCTCTTCCAAATCGGGCGGCATCGGCGGCACCTCCAGCGGGCTGGGTTCGAGCAAATCCAAATCCGGCTCCAGTAAAAGCTCGGGCAAAAGCTCGGTGCGCTCCGGCAAGAGCGGGTTCGGCGGATGATCCAGGCGGAGCAGGTATTCGAATATATAGACCAGTCCGGTCTGGAGCGCGCTCCCCGGGTAGAGCGGCTGCATGAGCTGGGCTTCACCTGGGCCGATCTGGAGGACGAGGAATACTGGCTGGATGCGGTGGCTGTGATGCGCAGCGAGACCTATCAGGAATTGAGGGAAGCCGCCGCAGCACTATGGGCGATTCTGGATAAGGCTGTGCGTTATGTCCATCTCAGACATGACCTGTACGACCTGCTGGGGATTCCTCCGGTGCTGTGGCAGATGCTGGATGATTGTCCATTGCCGGAGCCGGGACTGATCAGCCGGTATGCCCGGTTCGATTTTGCCGTGGCAGGGGATGGTACGATCAAGCTGCTGGAGCTGAATGCGGATACACCGACTGGTTATGTGGAAGCCTCCATTGCTACGCCGTGGATCTGCGCGGAAGCAGGCGTCGGAAGCGCGAATGCAGCCATGAAGCAGCAGCTTGCCGCAGCCTGGAGCGTGGAACGGCCCGACACGGTAGCCTGTGTGGATTATGGCAGCCATGAGGAGGACAGTGGAACGATTGAGGCGCTCGCCGCGCATAGCGGACTGGAAGTCCGCTGTGTCGATTGTCTGGATCTGTGGATTGATGAGGGTGTGGTCAAGGACGGGGAGAACCGGATCATAGAGCGGATGTTCGCGCTGTATCCGAAGGAGTGGATGGCCGTAGATGAAGGCGGCGAAGCTCTGGCTTACGCCATTGAGAGCGGGAAGCTCCAGCTGTTCAACGGACCGCATAGCATCATCCTCCAGTCCAAGGGGCTGATGGCTGCTGTCTGGGGAATGTATGAGCTTGGCCTGTTGTTCACAGAGCCGGAACGCGAGGCCATCTCCCGGTACATCCTGCCGACTTATAATAAGGCAGTCTTCTCGGAGAGCTTTGTATCCAAATCCGTATTCGGCCGTGAAGGCGGATCTGTACGGATCTTCGATGACAGCGGCGCGCTTGAAATCGAGGACGAGGAGGGCTACGACAGCAGTCAGCTTTTCCCCGTGGTCTATCAGAAAAGGGCCGAAATGGCCCGGATCATGACGGCGGAAGGTGAGCTGCACCTGCTGACCGGCGTGTTCGTCATTAACGGAACGCCCTGCGGGCTGCTTGGCCGGGCCGGCGGGCCGATTACAGGCAATGCCAGTCATTTTATCGCGCTAGGAGTGAGGGGGCTTGAAGATGTTCAAGGATAGAGAGGGGCATGCTGCCGGGCGCAGATCCCGGAGTGCCCTGCTGACTACATTGCTGCTGCTGGCGGTTATGGTGCTGAGTGCATGTTCGGCGAATAGCAGCAGTGTCTTTCATACGGGTACTAATACAACGGATAATGTATCACGTGTACCGTGGGATTACCGGGTGGTGGAAGGCAAGGTTGGCGATCTGGTCGGCAGCGATATGACTATATTGCCGGATAATGAGCTGCTCCCCAACGACGGGAATTATGCTACAGGCGACACTATCTGGACGCTTCAGTTCATGGACGCCGAGCTGGTGACAGATGCCGACCAGAAGAATGAGATCAAGCTGTCCGCCTGGACGACGCTTAAATCCTACGCCGATCAGAAGGCGGCCACGGAGGATCTGGCTAATCTCAAGGTATCGATCACAACGGATGTGGACCTGGTTGGCGTGTACAAGACGGAATACCAGAGCAAAACCAGAAATTTCGCAGTGCTGGAGCTGCCTTCCGGCAACCGGATCAAGCAGCCTATTGACGACAAGCGCTACGCCGCGCTGGAGAAGCAGAAGACAGCTTCTGTGGTGCTGGAGGAAGTACATGATTTCGCCGACTATGATTCGGCCTATGCGAAATTTCGGGGGTGGGCTAAATGACGATCGTAATTAATCTGGTGGTCAGTATTCTGACCATTGTTCTGCTTCAAGTGCTGGGTATGGTGATCTTTGCGCTCATGACTCCCTTCAAGGATATGGAGGAGCTGAAGAAGGGGAATGTGGCGGTAGCGCTGGCGTTCGGCGGCAAGTTCCTGGCGACGGCGGTCATTCTTGGAGTAGCGGCTTATACGAATACTTCCATCTGGTTCATGATGCTCTGGTTCGCGGTGGGCTATGTCTGCCTGATCGCCTCTTACTGGATCTTCGAGCTGTTCACTCCCGGCTTCCGGATTTCAGAGCAGCTGGAGAAGGGGAATACGGCGGTCGGCGTCATGCTCTGCATGGTGTTCATCGGTACGGCCTTCGCAGTCAGCAGTCTGATTATTTAGTTTTGGCAGACGGGCGGCGCCAGTGTCCCGCAAGGGACTCAGCGCAGGCTGCTGCCCGCCGGCTCAATTCACCCGGGAGGCAGGGATGAGTGTTGCATTTTCTAATCCAATTATCCGGCAAGCTGCTTCATCTCAAGAAGAAGTCCATTGCCATTATTATTCTGGCCTTCATTCTTCTAAGCGCAACCATCGCCTTCCTGCTGGAGCCGGATACGTTTCATAGCTGGTTCAACGCCTTTTATTGGGTAATGACCACCATGGCTACCGTCGGGTATGGCGATTACTTCGCCGCTACCGTCACCGGCAAGGTGTTTACGATTTTCTTATATATCTTTGGCATTGGTCTGCTCAGTCTGGTGATCGGCAAGATTATTGATGCCATGGGCGAGATGCAGCGCAGGAGAGGAGCCGGAACCTTGACCTTTCACGGACATAATCATGTGGTGCTGATTAACTGGAACCGCAAGACACAGGCGGCAGTAGATGAGATTCTCTGTTACGACAGGGAATGCAAAGTGGTCATTATCGATGAGAATGGAAGGCATCCGCTGGAATCTATGGAGCAGGTCCACTTCATCAGCGGCGATGCTGCAAGCGATGACGTTCTGCTGAAGGCGAATATCGGGAGCGCCAGAGCAGCGATTGTGTTCAGCGACACCCGGATCGACGAGGCTTCCTTAAGCGACGGCAAGTCGCTGCTGATTGCTTCCAGCATTGAACGGATTGCCCCGCAGGTACATACAACCGTAGAGATTATGCAAGAGAAGA
The sequence above is a segment of the Paenibacillus sp. FSL R7-0204 genome. Coding sequences within it:
- a CDS encoding potassium channel protein, which translates into the protein MLHFLIQLSGKLLHLKKKSIAIIILAFILLSATIAFLLEPDTFHSWFNAFYWVMTTMATVGYGDYFAATVTGKVFTIFLYIFGIGLLSLVIGKIIDAMGEMQRRRGAGTLTFHGHNHVVLINWNRKTQAAVDEILCYDRECKVVIIDENGRHPLESMEQVHFISGDAASDDVLLKANIGSARAAIVFSDTRIDEASLSDGKSLLIASSIERIAPQVHTTVEIMQEKNIQNFKHVQVNEFVLSHDAISRLAVRSALQEGNSEVITQLLSREHGDDIYEIPRRSGWTTYGEAFQDLLRQGATLLSDRGDLGINRKLGQPIPADARLYIVADEATYRRIKES
- a CDS encoding glutathionylspermidine synthase family protein, with the protein product MIQAEQVFEYIDQSGLERAPRVERLHELGFTWADLEDEEYWLDAVAVMRSETYQELREAAAALWAILDKAVRYVHLRHDLYDLLGIPPVLWQMLDDCPLPEPGLISRYARFDFAVAGDGTIKLLELNADTPTGYVEASIATPWICAEAGVGSANAAMKQQLAAAWSVERPDTVACVDYGSHEEDSGTIEALAAHSGLEVRCVDCLDLWIDEGVVKDGENRIIERMFALYPKEWMAVDEGGEALAYAIESGKLQLFNGPHSIILQSKGLMAAVWGMYELGLLFTEPEREAISRYILPTYNKAVFSESFVSKSVFGREGGSVRIFDDSGALEIEDEEGYDSSQLFPVVYQKRAEMARIMTAEGELHLLTGVFVINGTPCGLLGRAGGPITGNASHFIALGVRGLEDVQG
- a CDS encoding signal peptide protein, with translation MFKDREGHAAGRRSRSALLTTLLLLAVMVLSACSANSSSVFHTGTNTTDNVSRVPWDYRVVEGKVGDLVGSDMTILPDNELLPNDGNYATGDTIWTLQFMDAELVTDADQKNEIKLSAWTTLKSYADQKAATEDLANLKVSITTDVDLVGVYKTEYQSKTRNFAVLELPSGNRIKQPIDDKRYAALEKQKTASVVLEEVHDFADYDSAYAKFRGWAK
- a CDS encoding DUF350 domain-containing protein: MTIVINLVVSILTIVLLQVLGMVIFALMTPFKDMEELKKGNVAVALAFGGKFLATAVILGVAAYTNTSIWFMMLWFAVGYVCLIASYWIFELFTPGFRISEQLEKGNTAVGVMLCMVFIGTAFAVSSLII
- a CDS encoding response regulator produces the protein MKAILIDDEKPALQHLERMLLKDGRLTITGKFTSARLGLAHLEREKADIVFLDIGMPEMNGLEAGEYIAGIDRSTRIVYITAYSEYAIEAFELNAADYLLKPVTSQRLSKTLERLEVGKESAEVKMPPAPASAAPVKELSILCFHRLEFTDSTEPGRKMQWRTSKAQEVFALLLHNRGQWILKDTIVDLVWPDFKPEKAVTNLHTTVYHIRKLLKAWDMEVLVEFSQERYRLTKEQVLLDVEEFELGYAGTPVESEEEWLRREKILKLYRGDYLQEHHYDWAEIRRKELQVRYIRMALHSAEYELSSGRPRLALERLLDLQAADPYSDQLCRLILRSYADLGDFIGFRTHYDNYKELLENELGIRPDQVMDSWVQKVL